CCCCCCGTGGATGTGCTGCAGGAGGccccctgggaggtggaggggctgGCGTCTGCCCCCATTGAGGTGAGAGCACCAGcagcccccatccccaccccagccccaacaccacccctccccagagctcccctccccagctccgacacccacccctccccagagctctcctccccagccccaacaccacccctccccagagctcccctccccagccccgacacccacccctccccagagctcccctccccagccccaacaccacccctccccagccccgacacccacccctccccagagcacccctccccagccccgacaccctcccctccccagccccgacacccacccctccccagagctcccctccccagccccgacacccacccctccccagagctcccctccccagcccacctCCACCCACCACCCCTTCAGCTGCAGCTCAGCTGCCCCCAGCCCCGCCAGGAGAGGCAGCCCATGCCGGCATCAGCAGGCTTCAGGCTCCGTCACCTTCAGTGGTGTATCAGTCACAGCACATTAGCCGAGTCCCTGTCTTATGCCCCCTTGTCCTGGGACCCAGCCTGCCCCTGCCCTCCTTACCCAGCCCTGCCCCATGTCTAGCTCAGGCCGCCCACCTTCACCACAGGTGAGTCCAGTGAGCCGACAGTCCGTACGAAACTCCCAGAAGCACAGCCCCGCTTCAGAGCCCACCCCCACGGGGGATGCCCTACCACCAGTCAGCTCCCCACATACTCACAGGTAAGCCCCCCTCAAAGTGAGGGAGCATGAAAGTGAAACCCTTCAGAACCTACAGGCTCAAAAAACATATGGGTACGCTGCCACCAGGTGGTAGCAAGTGCATTGGTCAAGCGGTTTAAAACACCACTTTTCCAGATTTGAAGCGGTTTTAACTGTATGATATATAATTAAAGGAAACATTTCGAAAGTCATGCACACATTCTCTACCCTAATATATCAGCTCTGTCTGTGCATCCACATGTATGTTTTAGAACCAAGGTTAGAAACTTACTAAACCACTGAACTTGAGTGGTTTCACCAAACACTGTCACCCTGTTGGGACTGCTTCAGGCCCAACCTCTGGTAGAGCCACAAGAGGAGACTGGGGTCCTGGGCTACTAaagcccctcccctccctccacccccagccctgaCCGTTTCCACAGAGGACAAAGAACAAGCCCACGGCACTACCGGGAGTCCTGTCTTTCCTtgcctcccctcttcccttctgTTCCCATTCCTGGTCCAGGATCTGTATGGGAAGCCCCTGACCCTGCCACACCCCAGGATTCAATTTTGGGGGGAAGGGGGGCCAGAAATCCATCTTCTAAGCAAGCATGGCCTCCCCTTGCCCACAATGTCAGCCTGGCTCTCATAGTCCTGGCCTAGGACCGCACTTAGAAACATTTCACCCTTTGACTTCAGTTCCTGGTCTGTCCACCCTGGCTGTGTCCTGACAGTCCATGGCCCCTTCATTTCCCTGAGCGCCTGGACACAGGAGCTGCCCTGATGACCAGGGCCACACTGGCCCGGACGGACGGCCTGGCCAGGTAGACAGGCCTGCTACATGCCAAAGCCAGGACCCCTCAGCCAGAGGCAGCCCCCCACACGCTTTTGAGGTGCAGGTCCCACCCCACAGAGAGGAGCTGGAGACCCATCCTCCACTGGACCATTTGGGCTGTGTTCAGTCCTCAGAGGAGCTGTGGCTCTGAAGACATGCTGGCCCTCATTGGCCAGCTTGGGGGAGCTGTGaccctggcatttcccaggaacGCCCCTGGCTCTGGTTCCCCTGGGGTGCTAGACTAGAGACCCctgagatggcctgggatgggccAGCCTTGCTGTGCCACAGGCCCCTGCGCCACACCCACCTCCTGCCTGCCCCACCTCCACGCAGGGCCCCAAAGCTCTGGGGCTGTCACAGTTTCCATTCCCGGCTGACGCTGCCTGCAGCCTCTCTCCACGGTGACCTCCAGAGCAGAAAAGAGGCAGCCAGCCGTGCACCTGGGAAGCTGCTGACCCCCAGCCGCTGCCCAGGTCTCAGAGAAGACCCCCACCAGCCTGGGCCTCAGCCCCTCCTGTTCCTCACAGGGGCTACCAGCCAACACCAGCCATGGCCAAGTACGTCAAGATCCTGTACGACTTTACAGCCCGAAACGCCAACGAGCTATCAGTGCTCAAGGATGAGGTCCTAGAGGTGAGGGGGCTGGACGAGGGGGTCCAAGAGGGGGAAACGGGGCAGGGTTTCAAGGGAGGGGCTATCAGGGGAGGTGGGGAGCGGTCTAGGACCAGGCTGGGTGATGCCAGGATGGGGCACAGCTGCCTGCCCCTTTCTCCAGGGTCCCAGCCCCTGGGCTCTGATCAGGATCTGCAGCCTGTTGGAGGGGCCTCCCTATCTTGGGGATCTCCAAAGGCATGCAGGGACCCCTGTGCCAGGCTGGGGGGAGCGTCTGCACCATGTGGACCCAGCAGGGGCCTGTCATTCACACCCACCCAGGAGCCCCCACGTCTGCACTGGCTGCATCTGCCAGCCGGAATCCAGGCCACCCACTGGGGGACAGAAAGTGGAGCAGGCTGGGGGGAGTGGGCCACATCCACAGCCTGGTTaggcggttcatgcctgtaactgcagcactgggaagccaaggcgggaggatccctttaGCCTACGaatttgagacaaacctgggcaacacctcgaaaccccatctctacaaaaaatataaaaattagctggatgcagtggtgtgcgtctgtggtgccagctactcgggaggctgaggtgggaggatcgcctgaacccaggaggtcgaggctgcagtggggagtgattgtaccactgcactccagcctgggcgcagagtgagaccctgtctcagagaaaaaggaagggtCTCCCAGACTCCCtgaggcagggtggggaggagTAGCCCAGCGAGGGATGGAGGGGTGGAAACAGGGCTGCGGAGAGGATGGAGCGAAGCGGGGCTCCGGGAGACCCTAGGGCGCGCCCCGACCTCTGTAAAGCGGAACCAGCGGGTGGTCCCAGCCCCGCAGAGCCTGGATGTGGGGAGGGGCTGACGGTGCGCCCCACAGGTGCTGGAGGACGGCCGGCAGTGGTGGAAGCTGCGCAGCCGCAGCGGCCAGGCGGGGTACGTGCCCTGCAACATCCTGGGCGAGGCGCAGCCCGAGGACGCCGGCGCCCCCTTCGAGCAGGTGAGCCCGCGGGGGTCCCTGGGGTCGCAGCCTCCGAGCCTCCTGGAGCAGCCCTGCCGGAGCCCAGCCCCGCCCCAAGGCCAGCCCCGCAGctggagaggctggggcaggtgcaGGGCTCCCTGGGCAGAAGGGAAGGGCTGGTCCGCAGGCCAGGGGAGGGGTGGGGTCCCGGGCAGGTGCTgggaggcgggggcggggcgTGGGGAGCCTGATCGCCTCCCGCCCCCGCAGGTCGGTCAGAAGTACTGGGGCCCCGCCAGCCCGACCCACAAGTTGCCCCCAAGCTTCCCGGGGAACAAAGACGGTGAGAGCTGCTGCTTCCAGGCGGAGGTCCCGGGTCCAGAGCCACCTGGGGGAGGAAGGGTGGGGAGGTCCCTGGGCCGGGGGCGGGAGCAGGGGCAAGGCAGCGGTGGGCCTGAGTCGCGCCCCCCCTCAGAGCTCATGCAGCACATGGACGAGGTCAACGACGAGCTCATCCGGAAAATCAGCAACATCAGGGCGCAGCCACAGCGGCACTTCCGCGTGGAGCGCAGCCAGCCGGTGAGCCAGCCGCTCACCTACGAGTCGGGTCCCGACGAGGTCCGCGCCTGGCTGGAAGCCAAAGCCTTCAGCGCGCGGTGAGCGGGGGATGAGCGAGGGATccgggtggggggtgggaggcgCGGCCCAAGGTGCGCAGCGGTCGGGGCGGGGCCCAGGCAGCCTCGCCCACGGTGCGGCCCTGACGCCCACCCGCCTGCCCCCAGGATCGTGGAGAACCTGGGAATCCTGACTGGGCCGCAGCTCTTCTCCCTCAACAAGGAGGAGCTGAAGAAGGTGTGCGGGGAGGAGGGCGTCCGCGTGTACAGCCAGCTCACCGTGCAGAAGGCCTTCCTGGAGGTGAGCCCGCCTGCGCTCCTGCGCCCCGCCTCTCCTGCCCCCCCCCGCCCCTCCTGCCCCCCCCCGCCCCTCCTGCCCCTGCGCCCTTCCCGCCCCCGCCAGTTCCTGGGGTCGCAGAGCAAGGGGGAGGCCGGCACCCGGACCTGTGGGAACCTCGGCTGAGGCTGCCCCCATTTCTCCCTAGAAGCAGCAAAGTGGGTCGGAGCTGGAAGAACTCATGAACAAGTTTCATTCCATGAATCAGAGAAGGGGGGAGGACAGCTAGGCCTGGCTGCCGCGGGCGGGGGCCTGCGGAGGGGAAGCCCACGCCCAGTGCATggagtattatttttatatgtgtatgtattttgtaCCAAGGACGCGGAGGGGGCGCGGTGCTGGCTAGGGGTCCCTGCCTCTGTCTGGAGGCACAAGGCCCATCCTTAGGACCAGCAGTACCCAAGGCCCCAGCCCATACCAAGACCAGTCTAAGCCAAACCTGCCCCCTGGTGGTGCCAGCCCCTTGTCCACCTTCCCCTGAGGCCACAGAACTCCCTGGGGCTGGGGCCTCTTTCCCTGGCCTCCCCTGTGCACCTGGGGGGTCCTGGCCCTCGTGAtgctcccccatccccacccactTCTACATCCATCCACACCCCAGGGTGGGCTGGAGCTCCAGGCTGGCTGGGCTGAGCCCCGCACACACGCAGGGTTCTGCTCCCTGAGGGGGGCCTGGGAGGGGCTCCAGCAGGAGGCAGTGGCTGCCATTGGGGGGAAGGGGGGGAATGACACACGCTTCACCTGCAAGGGCCGAGGATGCAGGGGACACCATGCAGGCTTCAGACACCCCCAGCGCCCACCCTCACAGGCCCAGGAGTGGAGCTTTCTCTGGCCAAGTTTCAGGCCAATGATCTCCGCATGGTGTTGGGGGTGCTGTTGTGTCTTGGTGCCCGAACTTGAGTCTCACCCAAGAGATAAGAGGTGGCCCAGGCACCAGGGCGAAACAATTAAACCAGTTAAGTCTCCCAGGAGCCGTGTGTCTCAGTTCCCTGGGAGTGGGAGTGGGTCCTGGAGTCCCTGAAAACTGCACCTTTTCTAAGCACTGCCAGGCAGAGGGCGGGCCATCAGCCAGGCTGCTCAGCCCCCAGAGGGGACCCTGCCCACTTCTCTTCCTGTGGCCCTCCCAGGCCCGGTGACCAAAAGGCCCAAAGCCTGTCACCCAAGCCCAGCTTTCACTGGGCACAACCCTAGTGGGagtggtggggacagagccagctCGGCCAGATGTTCGGCAGGCCCTAGGAGGGGCATGAGTCAGAGGGCAAGGCCGAAACTGGATTTGGAGATCTTAGCCCAGGCTGACGGAGGCTCCCGAGAAGGGGGAGCGGGCCACACTCAGCGCCCTGCCTGGGAGGGGCACCTGACAGCCCATCTGGCATCCACCTGAGCCACACCCTTGGAGGGGCCTTTGGTGCCCTCTGCCGGCCGCTCCATGTGCTGCTGTGGGTGGCCGCCAGGGGTGCCCTCACCCTGGATTGGTGGCAGGAGGCAACCCATAACCCATGTGTCCCCATAGCAGCCGTGCACCCAACCCTGATGCGGAGCATCCGGGGACGCAGTCCTGGGGTCTTGGCCTGGGCAGGGGCGACTGTGGGGCTGGTCTGGGGGGTGTGTGTCCCTTGCCTGATCCACCACCCAGCCAGGCCTGGATACCAGGCCACAGAAGCCCTGACTCACAGCTCAGGCCACACTAGGCCAAGTCGTAACCACAGTGTCCGGTTGGGATAGCGGGGAGTGTCTGGTGCCCTCTGAGCCACGACCTGGGCTTGATGGCCACCACGGCTCCTCCAGGCCCCCAGAAGAGGCCTCCAGACCCTGTCAGATGGACCCTGCGGAGAGAGAGACAGGCCCAAGAGGAAAAGGGGAGGGATGGGGGCGTTGGCCCTCCTCCCTGCAACCCTCAGCTCCTGCTGCCTGCCGAGCCCCCACCTCGGGACTGGGATAGGCACCGGGGCTACATCTGCTCCTAAAGGGGCTTCTGTGGGCCCCGGGATGCCGGGCCTTGGAAGTGAGGGAGGCTGCCCACTCCCCGACCACCCCCAGCAACAGGGCCCTGCCTACACCAGGATGGTCTGGGCTTCATATGCAGCCTCCAGGCTGGGCTGCTCAGCTCCTGAGGGTCCCCGATCTACACCTGCTTCCGCAGTCCCCTCCCTGCCCACATCCCCCAGCCCCATTTAGAGCCCCCCCGACCTGCTATGCCCCACTCTGCCTGCTGGACAGCTGAGGAGGCCCCAGGAAGCCAGACCCCAGACTCCAGCCCCCAAATCCCAGCCCTAGGCCCCAAGCAGGCTCCCACCCCAGGAGCCCTGAGTCCGAGGCACCCTGGCCCCAGCTGTCTGCTCAGACCTCTGGGCTTCCGGAAATTGCCCGTTTCTTCCAAGGGGCTTCCTGCCACCTCCTGAGACCCCCCTCAGGAGCAGATGGGACCACCGACCCCACTGGCCTGGTGATGGGTACAGGGTCACCTGGCATCGGGTGGGCTGGCTCTCTGTGTTCCCTCTGGCCACCCGCCCCAGGGGTGACGATTACCCCCCTTCCTGCCCTGAGGGCATCACTGTTGGGGGTCTGTGGTGTTTTGAGTGCTGCCCGTGGCCTCCGGAGACCCCAGCGGCAGCCCCGTGAGGCAGGCGTAGATAAGAATGACCCATAGACAGACCAGGTCACCTGCTCGAGGCCCGAGTTTGGGGCAGGGGCCGGGGTTAACATGCAATCTCTCTTAGTTCCAACGTCTCTTTAACCACTCACCCCCTACCCGGCCTCCCTACCCACCTCCCCATCAGGCAGGTCCACAGATAGAAGGAAGGTCTGCTGGTGCTGGCCCCGGTGGGACCCGGGTTGCCAAGGGTCTGGCTATGGGTGTGGGAGAGTCCACACTGGGCGAGGAGGGAGGGCGGGGCTTTGAACCTCAGACCTCAGGGTGGGTGGCCTGAGCTGCCAATGGGGCTGCCAGTAGCCACAAGCAAATATCTCCACCAACAAGGCCCATCTGTCTCCAGACAAGCATGTCTTTGTGGCACTCGCTCCCCTTCTGTCCACCCCCACGGCTGGCCCTGTCCACCCATGCCCAGTCAGGCCCCGCAGGACCCAAGAGAGGCTTCCCATGCCATTCAGGAAGGGctgtctcttcttttaaaaaaaagtaacaaaacgGTTGATTTCCCAAGAGGCTGACACAGCAGCACGTGCGGTAAGATGTTCCTCACACCTGTGGGGATGCCACAGCCCCAGCCGGGGGCACCCCTTACCTGGGAAGGTGGTGagagtggtgctgggaaaatgtgTGGGGAAACACAATAGGGACCCCCACTAACCCCACAACGCTGAACCGGCCCCAGAAGTACTAGACGTCATGAAAGGCAAAACGAACCAGTTCACAGAAGATGCCAGGATATCCATGTGACAAAGGGGAAGAAGAATTTTCTGTCCAAAACTTCAAAAGCAGTGGatgccgggtgcggcggctcacgcctgtaatcccagcactttggaaggccgaggcaggtggatcacctgaggtcaggagtttgagactagcctggccaacatggtgaaaccccgtctctactaaaaatacaaaaattagccaggcatggtggtgcgtgcctgtaatccaagctacttgggaggctgaggcagcagaatcacttgaacaacccagggggcagaagttgcagtgaaccaaaatcatgccccattcactccagcctaggccaaagagcaaaactccatttcaaaaataaaataacgatttttaaaaaggagtcgAGTTTGATTTTGGCAAAATTAAAGACTtgcagccaggtgcggtagctcacacctctaatcccagcactttgggaggctgaggcaaaaggatagcttgagcccaggggttcgagaccagcctgggcaaatggcttgaccccatctctacagaaaaaattattaggccgggagcggtggctcacgcctgtaatcccagcactttggaaggccgaggcaggtggatcacctgaggtcaggagtttgagaccagcctggctaacacggtgaaacctcatgtctactaaaagtataaaaaattagccgggcatgatggcaggcacctgtagtcccagttactcaggaggctgaggcacaagaatcgcttgaacctgggaggcagaggttgcagtaagccaagatcacgccactgcactccagtctgggcaacagagagagactctgtctcaaaaaaaaaaaaaaaaagaaaagaattactaaattagtcaggtgtgctggttgagtgcctgtggtctcagtgcctgtgctacttgggaggctgagtggggaggatcccttgagcctgggaggcggaggttgcagtgagccgagactgcgccactgcattccagtcttggtgacggagtgagactcctcctcaaaaaaaaaaaaaaaaattagctggcaccgtagcaggtgcctgtagtctcagctacttgggaggctgaggcaggaggatcacttgagcccaggagatcgaggttgccgtgatcacaccactgcattacagcctagGCAAccgagcgagaccctgtctcaaaacaaacaaaatgtataaCTATTTATAGAAATATGCTATTTAAGTGTGAAAGCGCTAGCTCCCCAGACAGCCACGAAGCCACGGGTCACTGACACAACCAAGTGGGCGCGATTGCTGGAGCGGGAACCCGGCCTGAGGGTCTTCACAGGGTCTGAGTGGGCGCCACTGCCGGAGCCAGAACCCCGCCTGAGGGTCTTCACAGGACCTGAGGGGGCGCCACTGCCGGAGCTGGAAGCCCGCCTGAGGGTCTTCACAGGGTCTGAGGGGGCGCAATGCCGGAGCCGGAATCCCGCCTGAGAGTCTTCAGAGGGTCTGCCCGCCTGAGGGTCTTCACAGGACCTGAGGGGGCGCCACTGCCGGAGCCGGAATCCCGCCTGAGGGTTTTCACAGGACCAGAGGGGGCGCCACTGCCGGAGCCGGAATCCCGCCTGAGAGTCATCACAGGGTCTGAGGGGGCGCCACTGCCGGAGCCGGAACCGCCTGAGGGTCTTCACAGGGTCTGAGTGGGCGCGACAGCTGGTGCCGGAACCCGCCTGAGAGTCTTCACAGGGTCTGAGGGGGCGCCATTGCCGGAGCCGGAATCCTGCCTGAGGGTCTTCACAGGGTCTGAGGGGGCGCAATGCCGGAGCCAGAATCCCGCCTGAGAGTCTTCACAGGGTCTGAGGGGGCGCCACTGCCGGAGCCGGAACCGCCTGAGGGTCTTCACAGGGTCTGAGTGGGCGCGACAGCTGGTGCCGGAACCTGCCTGAGAGTCTTCACAGGGTCTGAGGGGGCGCCATTGCCGGAGCCGGAATCCTGCCTGAGGGTCTTCACAGGGTCTGAGGGGGCGCCATTGCCGGAGCCAGAATCCCGCCTGAGGGTCTTCACAGGACCTGAGTGGGCGACATTGCCGGAGCCGGAAGCCCGCCTGAGGGTCTTCACAGGGTCTGAGGGGGCGCCACTGCCGGAGCCGGAATCCCT
This portion of the Macaca mulatta isolate MMU2019108-1 chromosome 14, T2T-MMU8v2.0, whole genome shotgun sequence genome encodes:
- the EPS8L2 gene encoding epidermal growth factor receptor kinase substrate 8-like protein 2 isoform X4, encoding MRPQTLKGHQEKIRQRQSILPPPQGPAPIPFQHRSGDSPQAKNRVGPQVPLSEPGFRRRESQEEEPRAVLAQKIEKETQILNCALDDIEWFVARLQKAAEAFKQLNQRKKGKKKGKKGPAEGVLTLRARPPSEGEFVDCFQKIKLAINLLAKLQKHIQNPSAAELVHFLFGPLDLIVNTCGGPDIARSVSCPLLSRDAVDFLRGHLVPKEMSLWESLGESWMRPRSEWPREPQVPLYVPKFHSGWEPPVDVLQEAPWEVEGLASAPIEVSPVSRQSVRNSQKHSPASEPTPTGDALPPVSSPHTHRGYQPTPAMAKYVKILYDFTARNANELSVLKDEVLEVLEDGRQWWKLRSRSGQAGYVPCNILGEAQPEDAGAPFEQVGQKYWGPASPTHKLPPSFPGNKDELMQHMDEVNDELIRKISNIRAQPQRHFRVERSQPVSQPLTYESGPDEVRAWLEAKAFSARIVENLGILTGPQLFSLNKEELKKVCGEEGVRVYSQLTVQKAFLEKQQSGSELEELMNKFHSMNQRRGEDS